The Candidatus Delongbacteria bacterium genome includes the window TAATCTTGTCTAAATTATAAGGTTAAAGTATTTTTGCTATATCGAATGAGTCTTAAAGAATAATAATTGTTGATTAAATTTGGTTGAAAACTATGAGCGATAACAATGAATAAAGGCAATATTAAAAATTTATTATTAAAAAAAGAAATAATTCTCTCCATAATAATAATTACCGTATCATTCTTTACAACAAGCTATGTAAATTTTGTTTTAATTTTTCCGTTTTATTCTATCTACATACAAGATAAAAAGAACAAAACTATAAGCAACTTGAAGAAAAACTGGGGATTTCAAAAAGAAAAGATTCGTGCATATCAAATTATTGATAAATTTCACAAATTAAATAATAAAAGTAAAATATCGATTGATGATTATACATGGAATGATCTCAATATGACCTCAATTTTTGAACTTGTGGATAGGACACTTACTTCTGTAGGTACTTCATTATTATATGATATGCTTAGGACTTTAGTTTTCGATGTAGATAAATTATCAAGAAGAGATCGACTTATAGAGAAGGTTAAAAATGATGAGGGTTTCAGATTAGAAATACAATATGAATTAAACAAACTCGGTATTGATGAAACTGGTGAGATAACTGATTTAGTTTTTGATAAAAATATTAAAAACATTCCATATAATTTCGTTTTCTCAATTCAGTATTTTCTTGTTTTGCTGTCTTTTGTTTCGATAATATTTTTAAGTCAAAAAGCCATTTTCATAATTCTACCAATAACAATAATTAACATGTTTACTTCATATTACTTCATGAGATATTACGCTCATTTAATTCCTTCCTTAAGATACTTAGCAAAGTTGATGAAAACAGCAATTTCTATCAACAAAAATAGGGAAAAAGAGTTAATCGATTATGACCTTCCTATATCAGAAAGTATTAAATTAACGCAGAGATTACGTAGTAAGCTTAGATTTCTTATATTGCCAGTCGATGTTAGTGTTTTAGAATATCTTTCCATTTACTATAATTTGATCACATTAAAAGAAGTAAGGACTTATTGTGCTGCAATAAATCAAATTCTGAAATATCAAGATCATTTGAAGAAAATCTATGAATTTGTTGGTACCATTGATTCTCTTCAATCTGTAGCTTCATATAGAATTGAGTTTTATGATCATTGTAATCCTAATTTTACTCATGATGAAAATTCTTTACTGTTTTGTAGAAATATTTATCATCCATCTGTACAAAATCCAATTAAAAATGAAATTTTTATTAAAAATAACGGTATAATAATTACCGGTTCAAACATGGCAGGTAAATCAACTTTTCTAAGAGCTATTGGATTAAATACTATTTTAGCTCAAACACTCTTTATGTGCCATGCTGATTATTTCTCATTAGGATTCATGAATGTTTCAAGTTCTATTAATCAGGTAGATGATGTTAAAAGAGGTAAAAGTTTTTACTATACTGAGGCTGAAAGATTGTTAACTTTGATTAGTAATTCAAATCAATCATTCAGGACGCTGATTATTATTGATGAGATGCTTAAAGGAACAAACTCAAAAGAAAGACAAGTAGCAAGTCTCAATATTTTAAAATATCTTAAAAATCAAAATAGCTTAGTTATAACTGCAACTCATGATTTAACTCTTGCACAGATGTTAGATAAACAGTTTGATAATTTTCATTTTACAGATGATGTTAACTCAAGTGGCCTGAATTTTGACTATAAGCTAAAAGAGGGAATCTCTGATACAACAAACGCTTTAAAAATGCTTAAGATACTTGGGTTTCCCGATGAATTTTTTACAAATTAACAGGTTAATTATGATTTTTAGAAAAGCAAATATTGATGATTATAGCGGAATTTCTAGGCTAAAAGAAGAGATTCATAAGATGCACAGAGACGCTGAGCCGTATTTTTTTAAGGCAACTGATAATATTCTATCTCTTGAATATTACGAAGCTGAATTGAATCGAGGAGGTGTGTTTGTACTTGAAAATGAGGAAGAGCTAATTGGATACATGTTTATCGTCATTAGAGATATCGTTGGAAATCCTGTAATTAAAGATCAAAAAATTCTGTTTATAAATGATCTATGTATACTTTCAAATAAAAGAAATAAAGGTTATGGAAAATTTATGATGGATGAGATTTCAAATTATGGCAAAACGCAGAAAGTAACATCAATCGAGTTAGAGGTCTGGAAGTTTAATGAAAGTGCTATTGATTTTTATAAAAATTATGGAATGAGAGAATCAAGGATAAAAATGAGAATGGAGATTTGATGA containing:
- a CDS encoding GNAT family N-acetyltransferase, with protein sequence MNFLQINRLIMIFRKANIDDYSGISRLKEEIHKMHRDAEPYFFKATDNILSLEYYEAELNRGGVFVLENEEELIGYMFIVIRDIVGNPVIKDQKILFINDLCILSNKRNKGYGKFMMDEISNYGKTQKVTSIELEVWKFNESAIDFYKNYGMRESRIKMRMEI